A section of the Candidatus Eisenbacteria bacterium genome encodes:
- a CDS encoding peptidoglycan-binding protein: MRKEVAVGWWAVLALAIAAAWMPGPAAAGRAAARASGEQASVRSGARAQEVGRAAVALQKLGFYKGDTGGAWSPELHEAVRAFQKSRGLKATGRLNRDTRSALGLEPATKQSGKGDGAAKASRASGEEAP, translated from the coding sequence ATGCGCAAGGAAGTTGCGGTGGGGTGGTGGGCGGTGCTGGCCCTGGCGATCGCAGCAGCGTGGATGCCCGGACCGGCGGCCGCCGGACGCGCGGCGGCCCGCGCGTCGGGCGAGCAGGCGTCGGTGCGCAGCGGCGCCCGCGCGCAGGAGGTGGGACGCGCCGCGGTGGCTCTGCAGAAGCTGGGGTTCTACAAGGGAGACACCGGGGGGGCATGGAGCCCCGAGCTGCATGAGGCGGTGCGCGCGTTCCAGAAGAGCCGGGGTCTCAAGGCCACCGGGAGGCTCAATCGCGACACCCGTTCGGCGCTGGGCCTAGAGCCCGCCACAAAGCAGTCCGGCAAGGGGGATGGAGCGGCGAAGGCGAGCCGCGCCTCCGGGGAGGAGGCCCCCTGA
- a CDS encoding helix-turn-helix domain-containing protein has protein sequence MKKLDSPPRKPLRQPPRDALAARADTPVAARDEFLHPSGFSQVDLGQRLRDARRGAQLTLQQLSRLSGYSVTHLSQVERGHACPTIGALRRISSAIGRDIRTFLEASPLPEVSMVRKGERQRLQLESSHEQVEIATRRVPGGEIQAAVHVVRPFAGKEPPQPSVAENARYFYVLRGRLELQLEDRPVTCEAGDAVHVSGGSQLTFRNTEREACELLVIALGAAL, from the coding sequence ATGAAGAAACTGGACTCCCCCCCCCGGAAGCCCCTGCGGCAGCCGCCGCGTGATGCCCTGGCTGCGCGCGCGGACACTCCCGTGGCAGCCCGGGACGAGTTCCTGCACCCTTCCGGATTCTCCCAGGTGGACCTGGGACAGCGCCTCCGCGACGCCCGACGGGGCGCGCAACTCACGCTCCAGCAACTTTCCCGGCTGAGCGGGTACTCCGTGACGCACCTCTCCCAGGTGGAGCGGGGCCACGCGTGTCCCACCATCGGGGCACTGCGCCGGATCAGCAGTGCCATCGGCCGGGACATCCGGACCTTCCTGGAGGCCAGCCCGCTGCCGGAGGTCTCCATGGTGCGCAAGGGCGAACGGCAGCGACTGCAGCTGGAGTCCTCGCACGAGCAGGTCGAGATCGCCACCCGAAGAGTCCCCGGCGGTGAGATCCAGGCCGCCGTGCACGTGGTTCGCCCGTTCGCCGGCAAGGAGCCGCCCCAACCGTCGGTGGCGGAGAATGCCCGGTACTTCTACGTCCTCCGGGGCCGGCTCGAGCTGCAACTCGAGGACCGTCCGGTGACCTGCGAGGCCGGCGACGCGGTGCACGTCTCGGGCGGATCGCAGCTGACCTTCCGCAACACCGAACGGGAGGCTTGCGAGCTGCTGGTGATCGCGCTGGGTGCCGCCCTGTAG
- a CDS encoding helix-turn-helix domain-containing protein — translation MPGEVRQDTPAFDVVRLGARIKEARLARHLPMRTVAQMAGVSVTHISQIERGRNCPTIGALARIATALGITLHYFLEPETRPEVRMAVRGSVPDMRPNATNTRLLGAWISQGISGGRLHVVRGALHPADSVDDAESVCVPAMQTFYVLEGSLDVWIGDECRSFSTGDAFVVQPAVRFRMHNRGPSPCEILSVVRNEQSQWIPGRGELIARSLEELA, via the coding sequence ATGCCCGGAGAAGTTCGGCAGGATACTCCAGCCTTCGACGTGGTTCGCCTGGGTGCCCGCATCAAGGAGGCACGGCTCGCGCGCCACCTCCCGATGCGCACGGTCGCCCAGATGGCCGGCGTTTCGGTGACGCACATATCCCAGATCGAGCGGGGGCGGAACTGCCCCACCATCGGGGCTCTGGCGCGGATCGCGACGGCCCTGGGGATCACGCTTCACTATTTCCTGGAGCCGGAGACGCGACCCGAGGTGCGCATGGCGGTCCGGGGCAGCGTGCCGGACATGCGACCCAACGCCACGAACACCCGCCTGCTCGGAGCCTGGATCTCGCAGGGCATCAGCGGGGGCCGGCTCCACGTGGTACGCGGCGCCCTTCACCCCGCCGACTCGGTGGACGACGCGGAATCCGTCTGCGTCCCGGCGATGCAGACCTTCTACGTGCTGGAAGGCTCGCTGGATGTCTGGATCGGTGACGAGTGCCGGTCGTTCTCCACCGGCGACGCGTTCGTGGTACAGCCGGCGGTGCGATTCCGGATGCACAATCGCGGCCCGTCGCCGTGCGAGATCCTCTCGGTGGTCAGGAACGAACAGAGCCAGTGGATCCCGGGCCGCGGCGAACTCATAGCCCGGAGCCTCGAAGAGCTTGCCTAG
- a CDS encoding HAMP domain-containing histidine kinase, with protein MHILRSWAAAFCAAVGPFVRVPRGDGPTAVAPAPDPLLERLLDLELEVETASLRVVTARAGASGTPLAPTPPGGSLVGASLPEFWAEEDRERQAQALSRLVSALAYARISGSASVPGVEMNFVGVAGDTRVAEVIVAAGRGPGMLRLGIRDVTETRLHAREIEERAAAMEFTNQYITELNQELERSGRELEEARGRLTELNESKSRFLAMAAHELRTPMTAAKTAVSMLQAGMLGPVAEQQAEVLGIIHQNVDRLVRLVNDLLDLARIEAGKVELRRADFDPAAALRQCADLLAAEAASRDIAIRVEAAGAPAAWSADPDRFQQVVLNLLGNALKFTPEGGHVALSVEETPEGLHVAVRDSGAGISAEELPHLFRPFERLDNEATRKARGTGLGLSISRELVELHGGRIWPESAPGEGTTIRFLLPATRARHAA; from the coding sequence ATGCACATCCTTCGATCCTGGGCGGCCGCGTTCTGCGCGGCCGTGGGCCCGTTTGTTCGCGTTCCGCGCGGGGACGGGCCCACGGCGGTGGCGCCGGCACCCGATCCACTCCTGGAGCGGCTGCTCGACCTCGAGCTGGAGGTCGAAACCGCGTCGCTGCGAGTCGTGACCGCCCGCGCGGGCGCGTCCGGCACCCCGCTGGCACCCACCCCTCCGGGCGGCTCGCTCGTGGGTGCCTCGTTGCCGGAATTCTGGGCCGAGGAAGATCGCGAACGCCAGGCCCAGGCCCTCTCCAGGCTGGTCTCCGCGCTGGCTTACGCCCGGATCTCGGGCTCCGCGAGCGTGCCCGGGGTGGAAATGAACTTCGTGGGCGTCGCCGGCGACACGCGCGTGGCGGAGGTGATCGTGGCCGCCGGCCGGGGCCCCGGCATGCTCCGGCTGGGCATCCGCGACGTCACCGAGACGCGACTGCACGCCCGCGAGATCGAGGAGCGGGCGGCGGCGATGGAATTCACCAACCAGTACATCACCGAGTTGAACCAGGAGCTGGAGCGCTCGGGGCGCGAGCTCGAGGAGGCGCGCGGCCGCCTCACCGAGCTCAACGAGTCGAAGTCGCGCTTCCTGGCCATGGCGGCGCACGAACTGCGCACCCCCATGACCGCGGCGAAGACCGCCGTCTCGATGTTGCAGGCCGGCATGCTCGGGCCCGTGGCGGAGCAGCAGGCGGAGGTCCTGGGGATCATCCACCAGAACGTGGACCGGCTGGTGCGGCTGGTGAACGACCTGCTGGATCTCGCGCGGATCGAGGCCGGGAAGGTGGAGTTGCGCCGGGCGGACTTCGATCCGGCCGCGGCGCTGCGCCAGTGCGCCGACCTTCTCGCCGCCGAGGCGGCCTCCCGCGACATCGCCATCCGGGTGGAAGCCGCCGGGGCGCCGGCAGCGTGGTCGGCGGACCCCGACCGATTCCAGCAGGTGGTCCTCAATCTGCTCGGAAACGCGCTGAAGTTCACCCCGGAGGGCGGCCACGTGGCCCTGTCCGTGGAGGAGACGCCGGAGGGACTGCACGTCGCGGTGCGCGACAGCGGCGCCGGCATCTCGGCGGAGGAGCTCCCGCACCTGTTCCGTCCCTTCGAGCGGCTGGACAACGAGGCCACGCGCAAGGCGCGCGGCACCGGGCTGGGGCTCTCGATCTCGCGCGAGCTGGTGGAGCTGCACGGCGGCCGCATCTGGCCGGAGAGCGCGCCCGGAGAGGGGACCACCATCCGATTCCTCCTGCCGGCGACCCGCGCCCGGCACGCCGCCTGA
- a CDS encoding DHH family phosphoesterase, with protein sequence MKKKNAVPGGLAIDRARWKDVASILSGARKVVVATHIHPDGDAIGSQVGLMRLLRRRGIEAHAVLPDEVPYNFRFLDPQGEIRCSPDGRAAAAIRDADVVAVVDVSKSDRLGRLMDPLLGAPARRVCIDHHAEGDFPAHAAIIDTAASSTGELIYELARVLDGDQALTPDVALPLYVAVLTDTGGFRFSNTSPRTHMLAAELLAAGVEPPQVQHEVYEKNKPEVLRLLGMALSGLTVESGGRLAWMIITQEHLRGSGARPEDVDGFVDLPRTLDGVEIVIMFMELASGRLKVSLRSRVGVDVRRLATQFGGGGHVHAAGILMDGPWAGARESVLAAARTQLRGTAA encoded by the coding sequence ATGAAGAAAAAGAACGCCGTGCCCGGGGGCCTGGCCATCGACCGCGCCCGATGGAAGGACGTTGCGTCGATCCTGTCCGGCGCCCGCAAGGTGGTGGTGGCCACGCACATCCATCCGGATGGCGACGCCATCGGCAGCCAGGTGGGCCTGATGCGCCTGCTCCGAAGGCGGGGGATCGAGGCGCACGCCGTCCTGCCCGACGAGGTGCCGTACAACTTCCGCTTCCTGGACCCCCAGGGCGAGATCCGGTGCAGTCCCGACGGCCGGGCCGCGGCCGCCATCCGGGACGCCGACGTGGTGGCGGTGGTGGACGTCAGCAAGTCGGACCGGCTGGGCCGGCTCATGGACCCCCTGCTGGGCGCCCCGGCGCGCCGCGTGTGCATCGACCACCATGCCGAGGGCGACTTCCCGGCGCACGCCGCGATCATCGACACCGCCGCCAGTTCCACCGGGGAGCTGATCTACGAGTTGGCCCGCGTCCTCGACGGCGACCAGGCGCTGACTCCGGACGTGGCGCTGCCCCTCTACGTCGCCGTGCTCACCGATACCGGCGGCTTCCGCTTCTCCAACACCAGTCCCCGCACCCACATGCTGGCCGCCGAGCTGCTCGCCGCCGGGGTGGAACCGCCGCAGGTTCAGCACGAGGTCTACGAGAAGAACAAGCCGGAGGTGCTGCGCCTGCTGGGCATGGCCCTTTCGGGTCTGACCGTGGAGTCCGGCGGGCGGCTGGCGTGGATGATCATCACGCAGGAGCACCTGCGCGGCTCCGGCGCGCGCCCCGAGGACGTGGACGGTTTCGTGGACCTGCCCCGCACGCTGGACGGCGTGGAGATCGTGATCATGTTCATGGAACTGGCGTCCGGGAGGCTCAAGGTCAGCCTGCGCTCGCGCGTGGGGGTGGACGTGCGTCGCCTGGCCACCCAGTTCGGCGGCGGCGGGCACGTGCACGCGGCAGGCATCCTGATGGACGGGCCCTGGGCGGGCGCCCGCGAGTCGGTCCTGGCCGCGGCGCGCACGCAGCTGCGCGGAACGGCCGCCTGA
- a CDS encoding FAD-binding oxidoreductase, with translation MRQADFVVIGGGVIGLSVAFHLARRKAGSVVVLERNAFLGTESTGKCAGGIRQQFSTAANVIVSRESVKFLERFEEETGVPCDFFQNGYLFVLDNEAHLEHFRKNVELQRSLGVDARMISAQEALGIVPQLRVDDVVGATFCPTDGLASPHEMTQGFARAAKAHGAEILTEVEVTGVEMAGGRVAGVTTSQGPIATRAVVNAAGPWARQVAAWAGVNLPVEPVRRQIFTTRKLAFLDVRFPMVVDFGSGVYMHQESGGMLMGLADKAEPPSFNENVDDEFLYRMFELAMHRIPALEEAEPFKGWAGLYEDTPDHHAVLGPVPGVGGFFLANGFSGHGLMHAPEAGRLVAGAAVGEPLPAELAALSFERFQRGEVHAEVNVI, from the coding sequence GTGAGGCAGGCGGACTTCGTGGTGATCGGTGGCGGGGTGATCGGGCTGTCCGTGGCGTTCCACCTGGCCCGGCGCAAGGCCGGCTCGGTGGTGGTGCTGGAGCGCAACGCGTTCCTGGGCACCGAGTCCACGGGCAAGTGCGCGGGCGGGATCCGCCAGCAGTTCTCCACCGCGGCCAACGTGATCGTCTCCCGCGAGAGCGTGAAGTTCCTGGAGCGCTTCGAGGAGGAGACCGGGGTGCCGTGCGACTTCTTCCAGAACGGCTACCTGTTCGTGCTGGACAACGAGGCGCACCTGGAGCACTTCCGGAAGAACGTCGAATTGCAGCGCTCGCTGGGGGTGGACGCGCGGATGATCAGCGCCCAGGAAGCCCTCGGGATCGTTCCGCAACTGCGGGTGGACGACGTGGTGGGCGCAACGTTCTGCCCCACCGACGGCCTGGCCAGCCCGCACGAGATGACGCAGGGCTTCGCCCGTGCCGCCAAGGCGCACGGCGCGGAGATCCTCACCGAGGTGGAGGTCACCGGTGTCGAGATGGCCGGTGGCCGGGTGGCCGGAGTCACCACCTCGCAGGGCCCCATCGCCACCCGGGCCGTGGTGAACGCCGCGGGCCCGTGGGCCAGGCAGGTCGCCGCGTGGGCGGGCGTGAACCTGCCCGTGGAGCCGGTGCGCCGGCAGATCTTCACCACGCGCAAGCTGGCCTTCCTCGACGTGCGCTTCCCCATGGTGGTGGACTTCGGCTCCGGCGTGTACATGCACCAGGAGAGCGGCGGCATGCTGATGGGGCTCGCCGACAAGGCCGAGCCCCCGAGCTTCAACGAGAACGTGGACGACGAGTTCCTGTACCGGATGTTCGAGCTGGCGATGCACCGCATTCCCGCGCTGGAGGAGGCGGAGCCGTTCAAGGGCTGGGCCGGGCTGTACGAGGACACCCCGGACCACCACGCGGTGCTGGGCCCGGTCCCGGGCGTGGGGGGCTTCTTCCTGGCCAACGGGTTCAGCGGCCACGGGCTGATGCACGCCCCGGAGGCGGGCCGGCTGGTCGCGGGCGCGGCTGTGGGCGAGCCGCTGCCGGCGGAGCTGGCGGCGCTCTCGTTCGAGCGGTTCCAGCGCGGCGAGGTGCACGCCGAGGTCAACGTCATATGA
- a CDS encoding MBL fold metallo-hydrolase: protein MSPGPGVQCFPVGPFQSNTYIVSGGGRALVVDPGDEPRRIQEAVAAQGLAVEAILLTHGHLDHVGAVAELERAFGVDTHLHPADRVFIERLAETCERYGLEPYEPPGRLRDLVQGQRFTAGTLELRAAETPGHSPGGVVFVGPGFALVGDLVFAGSVGRHDLPGGDARALARSIRREILSLPGPTVLHPGHGPATTVDAERADNPYLAPGALPEEP, encoded by the coding sequence ATGAGCCCCGGCCCCGGGGTGCAGTGCTTCCCGGTGGGTCCATTCCAGTCCAACACGTACATCGTCTCCGGGGGCGGGCGGGCGCTGGTGGTCGATCCCGGCGACGAGCCGCGGCGCATCCAGGAGGCGGTGGCCGCGCAGGGTCTCGCGGTGGAGGCCATCCTGCTTACCCACGGCCACCTGGACCACGTGGGTGCGGTGGCGGAGCTGGAGCGCGCCTTCGGCGTGGACACCCACCTGCACCCGGCCGATCGCGTGTTCATCGAGCGGCTCGCCGAAACCTGCGAGCGCTACGGACTGGAGCCCTACGAGCCCCCCGGCCGGCTGCGCGATCTCGTCCAGGGCCAGCGGTTCACGGCCGGCACGCTGGAGCTGCGCGCGGCGGAGACGCCGGGGCATTCCCCCGGCGGCGTGGTGTTCGTGGGGCCCGGGTTCGCCCTGGTGGGCGACCTGGTGTTCGCCGGCTCGGTGGGGCGCCATGACCTGCCCGGCGGGGACGCCCGCGCGCTCGCGCGCTCGATCCGCCGGGAAATCCTGTCGCTCCCGGGCCCCACCGTGCTGCACCCCGGACACGGCCCCGCGACCACGGTGGACGCGGAGCGCGCGGACAACCCGTACCTGGCGCCCGGCGCGCTGCCCGAGGAACCATGA
- a CDS encoding gamma carbonic anhydrase family protein — MNEGFDSPLPGLRVAPRVHPTAFVAPGAVVIGDVEIGELASIWYGAVLRGDSDRIRIGARTNIQDGTVVHVDEGVPTVVEEEVTVGHGVVLHGCTVRRRCLIGIGSRVLNHAEIGEGSLVAAGTLVPEKMIVPPGSLVVGVPGRVRELPDRLRQYMDGNWKHYVSFGQQYRARGLHDVSGTAAPGSRESR, encoded by the coding sequence ATGAACGAAGGCTTCGATTCCCCGCTGCCCGGGCTGCGGGTCGCGCCGCGCGTGCATCCCACGGCGTTCGTGGCACCCGGCGCCGTCGTGATCGGAGACGTGGAGATCGGCGAGCTGGCCAGCATCTGGTACGGCGCCGTGCTGCGCGGCGACAGCGACCGCATCCGCATCGGGGCCCGCACCAACATCCAGGACGGCACGGTGGTTCACGTGGACGAGGGCGTGCCCACGGTGGTGGAGGAGGAGGTGACGGTGGGTCATGGGGTGGTGCTGCACGGGTGCACCGTGCGCCGCCGCTGCCTGATCGGCATCGGCTCGCGCGTGCTCAACCACGCCGAAATCGGCGAGGGCTCGCTGGTGGCCGCCGGCACGCTGGTTCCCGAGAAGATGATCGTGCCCCCCGGCTCCCTGGTGGTGGGCGTGCCGGGTCGGGTGCGCGAGCTGCCCGACCGGCTGCGGCAGTACATGGATGGCAACTGGAAGCACTACGTGAGCTTCGGGCAGCAGTACCGTGCCCGGGGCCTGCATGACGTGTCCGGGACGGCCGCCCCGGGCTCCCGCGAATCCCGGTGA
- a CDS encoding dCTP deaminase, which produces MGVKPDWWIRKMSLEHKMIEPYVDRQVREGTISYGVSSYGYDIRIADEFQIFTNVNASVVDPKKFDASFLYRVKGDCCIIPPNSFALGRTVEYFRIPRNVLTCCLGKSTYARCGIITNVTPFEPEWEGYATLEISNTTTLPAKIYANEGIAQVIFFAADGECEVSYADKKGKYQGQTEITLPRL; this is translated from the coding sequence ATGGGCGTGAAGCCCGACTGGTGGATCCGAAAGATGAGCCTGGAGCACAAGATGATCGAGCCCTACGTGGACCGCCAGGTGCGCGAGGGCACCATCAGCTACGGGGTTTCCAGCTACGGCTACGACATCCGCATCGCCGACGAGTTCCAGATCTTCACCAACGTCAACGCCTCGGTGGTGGACCCCAAGAAGTTCGACGCCAGCTTCCTGTACCGGGTCAAGGGCGACTGCTGCATCATCCCGCCCAACTCCTTCGCGCTGGGGCGCACCGTGGAGTACTTCCGCATCCCGCGCAACGTGCTCACCTGCTGCCTGGGCAAGTCCACCTACGCGCGCTGCGGGATCATCACCAACGTCACGCCCTTCGAGCCGGAGTGGGAGGGCTACGCCACGCTGGAGATCAGCAACACCACCACGCTGCCGGCGAAGATCTACGCCAACGAGGGCATCGCGCAGGTGATCTTCTTCGCCGCCGACGGCGAGTGCGAGGTCTCCTACGCGGACAAGAAGGGCAAGTACCAGGGCCAGACGGAAATCACGCTGCCGCGGCTGTAG
- a CDS encoding metal-dependent hydrolase, whose product MKVRFLGHSCFTLSDGKHTVVIDPFLSGNPACPIQADELSVDAVLVSHGHSDHLGDAIPLSKRCKAPVISCYEVVGWCVGQGAEGHGMHIGGAHRFEWGRVKLTPAWHGSGIETPQGVVYGGTPCGFVVEMGGKTVYHTGDTALFGDMELIGRLNKIDLALMPIGDNYTMGPEDAVEAVRMIKPNRVVPMHYDTFELIRQDAAAFSRRVERLADCTVLKPGGTLEL is encoded by the coding sequence TTGAAGGTCCGATTCCTCGGTCACTCGTGCTTCACGCTCTCCGACGGGAAACACACGGTGGTGATCGACCCGTTCCTCTCCGGCAACCCCGCATGCCCCATCCAGGCCGATGAACTGTCCGTGGACGCGGTGCTGGTCAGCCACGGCCACAGCGACCACCTGGGCGACGCCATCCCGCTCTCGAAGCGGTGCAAGGCGCCGGTCATCTCGTGCTACGAGGTGGTGGGCTGGTGCGTGGGGCAGGGGGCCGAGGGCCACGGGATGCACATCGGCGGCGCGCACCGCTTCGAGTGGGGGCGGGTCAAGCTCACGCCCGCCTGGCACGGCTCGGGCATCGAGACGCCGCAGGGCGTGGTCTACGGCGGAACCCCGTGCGGGTTCGTGGTGGAGATGGGCGGGAAGACCGTCTACCACACCGGCGACACGGCGCTGTTCGGCGACATGGAGCTGATCGGCCGGCTCAACAAGATCGACCTCGCGCTGATGCCCATCGGCGACAACTACACCATGGGCCCCGAGGACGCGGTGGAGGCGGTGCGTATGATCAAGCCCAACCGGGTGGTGCCGATGCACTACGACACCTTCGAGCTGATCCGCCAGGACGCCGCCGCGTTCTCCAGGCGCGTGGAGCGCCTGGCAGACTGCACGGTCCTCAAGCCCGGCGGGACCCTGGAATTGTAG
- the nuoI gene encoding NADH-quinone oxidoreductase subunit NuoI, with amino-acid sequence MIGALLQGLSVTFREMFKKPITLKYPEERMPMFPRFRGRHHLQRYANGLERCVACKLCSAACPADAIFIEAAENKPGNRVSPGERYAKVYEINMLRCIFCGYCEEACPEDAIVLGKEYEFAEYSRAAMIYTKDKLLDGPEKGFSEPYVRSGGTPPSYA; translated from the coding sequence TTGATCGGCGCGCTGCTCCAGGGCTTGAGCGTCACCTTCCGGGAGATGTTCAAGAAGCCCATCACGCTCAAGTACCCCGAAGAACGGATGCCGATGTTCCCGCGCTTCCGCGGGCGGCACCACCTGCAGCGCTACGCCAACGGGCTGGAGCGCTGCGTGGCGTGCAAGCTGTGTTCGGCCGCCTGCCCCGCCGACGCCATCTTCATCGAGGCCGCGGAGAACAAGCCGGGCAACCGCGTCTCCCCGGGCGAGCGCTACGCAAAGGTCTACGAGATCAACATGCTGCGCTGCATCTTCTGCGGCTACTGCGAAGAGGCCTGCCCCGAGGACGCCATCGTCCTGGGCAAGGAGTACGAGTTCGCGGAGTACTCGCGCGCCGCGATGATCTACACCAAGGACAAGTTGCTGGACGGGCCGGAGAAGGGTTTCTCGGAGCCCTACGTCCGCTCGGGCGGCACTCCTCCATCCTACGCCTGA
- a CDS encoding glycosyltransferase translates to MPFVPALIFAIFVACQAVLVAVGAHRLVLLWRSRHGRAAAGAAGPGAGCLSGGLSGDPHAFPPAALAGLPSVTVQLPIHNERYVVRRLMEAVAAMDYPRARLAVQVLDDSTDDTTGEARACAAALRARGCDVGVLHRAHRAGYKAGALEAGLEVARGELIAVFDADFVPPADFLRRAVRAFDDPRVGMAQARWGHLNEPYSLLTRVQAAFLDGHFLVEQRARSRSGACFNFNGTAGVWRREAVMDAGGWQHDTLTEDLDLSYRAQLRGWRFVYLEDLVADAELPVELNAFKSQQHRWARGSMQTARKLLPRLLASRETPARKFEACFHLLGNLAYPAALVPALLMLPLMWLPGRDFGAPPMQVALAYAFTTAAFVGFFAGALAARAGDAPRRWLCLPAMMVVGMGMSLNATRAVFCGLSRAARPGDEFRRTPKWSVRGRTRPGGGRRYRARLDRWALAELLLAVYFACSCAQAVDLGRYEAAPFLGLFAAGFAYVGGCSTLENLRSTLFRKRLDSPAEAVAA, encoded by the coding sequence ATGCCGTTCGTGCCCGCGCTGATCTTCGCGATCTTCGTCGCGTGCCAGGCAGTGCTGGTGGCCGTCGGCGCGCACCGCCTGGTGCTGCTGTGGCGGTCCAGGCACGGTCGTGCCGCGGCCGGGGCAGCCGGGCCGGGGGCCGGATGCCTTTCCGGGGGCCTCTCCGGCGATCCCCACGCGTTTCCCCCGGCCGCCTTAGCGGGCCTGCCCTCCGTGACCGTGCAGCTTCCGATCCACAACGAGCGCTACGTGGTGCGCCGCCTCATGGAGGCGGTCGCGGCGATGGACTACCCGCGTGCGCGCCTCGCGGTGCAGGTGCTCGACGACTCCACCGACGACACCACCGGGGAGGCGCGCGCCTGCGCCGCGGCCCTGCGCGCCCGGGGATGTGACGTGGGCGTCCTGCACCGGGCCCACCGGGCGGGCTACAAGGCGGGCGCGCTGGAAGCGGGCCTCGAGGTCGCCCGCGGGGAGCTGATCGCGGTGTTCGACGCGGACTTCGTCCCCCCCGCGGACTTCCTGCGGCGGGCGGTGCGCGCCTTCGACGACCCGCGCGTGGGGATGGCGCAGGCCCGTTGGGGACACCTGAATGAGCCCTACTCGCTCCTGACGCGGGTGCAGGCCGCCTTCCTGGACGGGCATTTCCTGGTGGAGCAGCGCGCGCGCAGCCGCTCGGGCGCCTGCTTCAATTTCAACGGCACCGCCGGGGTGTGGCGGCGCGAGGCGGTGATGGACGCCGGGGGCTGGCAGCACGACACGCTGACCGAGGACCTGGACCTCTCGTACCGCGCGCAGCTGCGCGGCTGGCGCTTCGTGTACCTCGAGGACCTGGTGGCCGATGCGGAGCTGCCGGTGGAGTTGAACGCGTTCAAGAGCCAGCAGCACCGCTGGGCCCGTGGTTCGATGCAGACGGCGCGCAAGCTGCTGCCCCGCCTGCTGGCTTCGCGCGAGACGCCGGCGCGCAAGTTCGAGGCGTGCTTCCACCTGCTCGGCAACCTGGCCTATCCCGCCGCGCTGGTGCCCGCGCTGCTGATGCTGCCCCTGATGTGGCTGCCGGGCCGGGATTTCGGCGCGCCGCCGATGCAGGTGGCGCTGGCCTACGCCTTCACCACGGCGGCGTTCGTGGGCTTCTTCGCGGGCGCGCTCGCCGCTCGCGCGGGAGATGCGCCGCGGCGGTGGCTGTGCCTGCCGGCGATGATGGTGGTGGGCATGGGCATGTCGCTGAACGCCACGCGGGCGGTGTTCTGCGGGCTTTCGCGCGCGGCCCGGCCGGGCGACGAATTCCGTCGCACCCCCAAGTGGAGCGTGCGGGGCAGGACCCGGCCCGGGGGAGGGCGGCGCTACCGCGCCCGGCTCGACCGGTGGGCGCTCGCCGAGCTGCTGCTGGCAGTCTACTTCGCATGTTCCTGCGCGCAGGCCGTGGACCTGGGCCGCTACGAGGCGGCCCCATTCCTGGGCCTGTTCGCGGCGGGCTTCGCCTACGTGGGCGGCTGCTCGACGCTGGAGAACCTCCGCAGCACGTTGTTCCGCAAACGTTTGGACTCGCCAGCGGAGGCGGTGGCGGCCTGA